GGCGATGACGGCCGAGGCTTGAAGAACATGCTCCTGATTGTTGGCAATCGGATGCAGCTTCTTCAAGAGCTCAGCATCATCGATCACCAGAAAGCGCCATGGCTGGAGGTTGCTTGAGGAAGGTGCCAGTGTAGCGTCCCTAAGGATGGCTTCCATCTCTTCTCTTGGAATCTTTACCGACGGGTCATATTGACGAACCGAGTGGCGTTCCCGAATCACGGTTTGAAAATCGGATTTTGTTATTGTTGACATGGTTTTTCCCCTCCAAAATTATATTGTGCATTTTTTTGCACAGTTTAAATCGCGAGTTAACTGTGTTGATTTATGCACAGTATATAGCAGAGTGAATTTCTTTGTCAACAACATTTTGAAAGGTTCACTGAGCGATGTCCGCAATCGTGCGCGATTCCAGTATTTTTAAGGTACTGTCCTCAATCTCGGATAAAATGCCAACAAAGGATTCCTTGATTTCCTCAGCAAAACAATGACCGGGAGCTGCGTCCAGCATACTGTCGCTGATTGAGCTGTGGACCTGGAGAATCGAGTACACTTCAGCCAAAGTAATATCGCAGGCGTTCTTCTTCAGTCGGTAACCACCATCTCTTCCTTCACGCGATTCAATCATATCGGCTTGTGCCAGTGTTTTCAGTATGCGTCGAATCAACGTCGATTCCGAATGCAGATACGAGGCGATATCGCCGCTTGAGCATTTGCCGGAATGACGTTCAAGCGTCACAAGCGCCTGCACGGCGAGACTGAAGGTTTTATAGGTGGACGGGCAGGCCATTGTCGATTTCTTGGAGGCCACTTCTTTATTTACGCTCATGTTCCTACCCCCTTTTTAAGAATGAGATTGCCTTTAAACCTTTAATAGGTGTTCTGCAGCAGAAGCAGATGTTCCCATCTTAGCTTTTCATTATTGTATCGTAAACCTGACACTCCATCAAGCACAACAAGGACCATCATCTAATGGCCCTCGTCTTCAACCAGTGCTTGGGACTCATACAAATTCGCCTCTCGGTAATTCACATCCATTCTCAGATGGCTCGCAAGTGCCCGGTCAATATCGCCATGTTCGAACATGCTTTGAATCT
Above is a window of Paenibacillus sp. FSL K6-1330 DNA encoding:
- a CDS encoding Rrf2 family transcriptional regulator — encoded protein: MSVNKEVASKKSTMACPSTYKTFSLAVQALVTLERHSGKCSSGDIASYLHSESTLIRRILKTLAQADMIESREGRDGGYRLKKNACDITLAEVYSILQVHSSISDSMLDAAPGHCFAEEIKESFVGILSEIEDSTLKILESRTIADIAQ